From Drosophila yakuba strain Tai18E2 chromosome 2L, Prin_Dyak_Tai18E2_2.1, whole genome shotgun sequence, one genomic window encodes:
- the LOC6527658 gene encoding nascent polypeptide-associated complex subunit alpha, muscle-specific form isoform X1, with protein sequence MSERSKGDVSARVNNNANQTRVVKNPLLSASVTGLSFDDFPNKPQLLPAAPPVVHAAPPAAPVLIAGILNREPKTLVTVGQPSSIDDSEALDEINLNTSSEDSVGAGGSSPYQGAGDRNANPLLEPPPEAGSDSLLSQAASSFTALPAVASNVFSTFSKRIYAGSRETSEEPKLDIQPSYIQQASYVQPAGPVPAPFYAAPPAAANEVVAPEPPKFYAPTEVPPTNVGVTAPPPASGNPNTYRFTARKKLYAPIPGFSEQSGQPAQVPQIPQAPQVAPSFQTPPYPPQPTYAANPAPFDISAQTAPIPAEERKSGGGLFSLTSLVPTGVLQNITGLVQSATGRNSEPGHTNIQQAGGYLDITTASAPAPPTNIFGGQQPTLPPGGNYFVPGAPTSLPSAEVVVPPSVGSFFTPPAPLPGAQAAAPPAVGAFFTSTAPGVPPSVFAPGPVPPVAPQTVQSTTVNQSALPPNHPPVASAVGESSFAATTTIAQGIPAAVPFVDTQAVPTIPLTVPPGNPPPTSTLGGFFTTGEVAPVVGQATPATQPVGFLNPAEAVPTIPITSSGGPPSGLFPPAAAQPGVPTVSNPNPLPITAAPPPAAGQASYRLQKGTRLYKSPLTPQETATSSGFAAPLPPITGTPAIFNPFGAPAAESFNSVGHLDVLTSQGVPLFAPPVYNPPGQVTAPSATVAVPQAAPLEPPPATASASVAPPLSASIVNPPPTSGFASVPLFAAPTISSTAIPFFNPQQTVAEVTTGLTEQKTAAAPSTTLEALVQGPALNQDNSLFAPTPSASQFFDAPSPIETQPENQVASVSSGRENLIQEPESNQGIPFFAPPPPVTTGTNIFTPQLQQELITPIVDSKQSEIQEELLSAPTQESTQSANLSTNLGEDTYTGPPVIEPVLEDTPAASSESSAPLFPPASKVDQADIVCPEPSAPVEQEIPLFVPVPALSGQSQGVPLYPPPPTDSTSASAIFAAPPVASSAPLFVPVPASASVSSFFSPPQADSTSSLFAPPTTSSLFAPPTTSTLFASIPTTTPTTPDLIPATSAELVDAPPGFQGSPEVTATNLFQGNSETQTVFSPFAQTKATPLVQETKAELVPPPIGFFAPKNETEVLSQPPLAPSPLQSFFSTAPSADFNFFGSPAPGSVFPDLPVQQGIAPPPLTQEPPADVSVSSTATAALGFDLLSQTQQAPSFVENSNQNSSVNSFGGYFGGPSAIAPSTVAPEAAAAPVAPVIHCDPVNFFDQVPESQSQIQQANEDQRIQNFFNNPPLQDQPAAPGELKYDIVHSGVAVKQLQARSQTPVSNLVEPPSSACSEFSTLAPAPTQTDRQSGDDLVQQHLGELPEEILRELRMASASSDKGQVATPPVAIPYSPVVVHWFYKRSVDTKFIWTPFSHYDSALLETSLNLDDSTLIIPVEGGRYDVNIKERTKTPVYWEGKAIEVRRCSWFYKGVDSKYVPYTEDTAALLEAEYKRSAETGEWHQKIMLANGEQVVFHGPTVIVHFLPQQNADTWGASTQGSMRPRVVKRDLDDFTIEQGESQRVDHLLFMVHGIGSACDLKMRSVEEVVDDFRVIAQQLVQSHYKNSTDMGLVGRVEVLPISWHGHLHSEELGIDEKLKSITLESIPRLRNFTNDTLLDVLFYTSPKYCQKIMNTVADALNDVYLKYRMRHPEFNGGVSLAGHSLGSLILFDLLCHQEPLKESEEENKENPDQLPQKQPSQKVQLPTSDLLPKQVSYAMGPEGTGQPVITYTQLIFHPKKFFALGSPIGMFVTIRGIDKLGLDFHLPTCPGFYNIFHPFDPVAYRIEALVNPDMNGIRPVLIPHHKGRKRMHLELKETMSRVGADIKQRFMDTFKTTLDSVNFLTTVTKVKKEAEESLEKETSHTSSQTQSQKQNEDHDESSVASSSCKLRNRTDSNSTTASDPEFIELDFPLGKLNDSKRVDYVLQEAPLEFINEYIFALSSHVCYWGSEDTILFVMKEIYASLGISTDSQVPQSSMTIERPVSHESSVSHSLLPM encoded by the exons aacCGAAAACTTTGGTTACCGTTGGTCAGCCATCAAGCATTGACGACAGTGAAGCCCTCGACGAGATTAACTTGAACACCAGCAGCGAGGATTCCGTTGGCGCAGGTGGATCGAGTCCATATCAAGGCGCAGGCGATCGAAACGCCAATCCACTGTTGGAACCACCACCGGAAGCCGGAAGCGATTCGTTGCTGAGCCAGGCGGCCTCCTCCTTTACTGCCCTGCCTGCGGTGGCCTCCAATGTGTTTTCCACCTTCTCGAAGCGGATCTACGCCGGCAGCAGGGAGACCTCGGAGGAGCCCAAACTAGACATACAGCCCTCGTACATTCAGCAGGCCAGCTACGTTCAGCCAGCAGGTCCAGTGCCCGCTCCCTTTTATGCAGCTCCGCCAGCGGCCGCAAATGAAGTGGTCGCCCCCGAACCACCCAAGTTCTATGCACCTACTGAGGTGCCGCCAACGAACGTAGGAGTTACTGCACCACCGCCTGCATCGGGAAATCCCAATACTTACCGATTTACAGCCAGGAAGAAGCTATACGCTCCCATTCCCGGATTCTCAGAGCAGTCCGGACAGCCTGCACAGGTTCCACAGATTCCACAAGCTCCCCAAGTGGCTCCATCATTCCAGACGCCACCATATCCACCACAGCCAACATACGCAGCAAATCCTGCTCCCTTTGACATATCAGCTCAGACAGCTCCGATTCCCGCAGAGGAACGCAAATCCGGTGGAGGACTCTTCTCATTGACCAGTCTCGTGCCCACAGGAGTCCTTCAAAATATCACAGGACTTGTTCAATCAGCCACTGGGCGAAACAGTGAACCAGGACACACCAATATCCAGCAAGCAGGAGGTTACTTAGACATTACTACAGCATCAGCACCAGCTCCACCCACGAACATATTTGGTGGTCAACAACCAACCCTTCCGCCAGGAGGTAATTATTTCGTACCTGGAGCACCTACATCCTTACCCTCAGCAGAGGTAGTAGTTCCTCCTTCTGTCGGAAGCTTCTTCACACCGCCGGCTCCATTACCTGGAGCACAAGCAGCTGCTCCCCCAGCTGTAGGAGCCTTCTTCACATCTACTGCCCCAGGCGTTCCGCCTTCAGTTTTTGCTCCAGGACCAGTTCCACCTGTTGCTCCGCAGACGGTTCAGTCAACAACTGTAAACCAATCTGCATTGCCACCGAACCATCCTCCGGTCGCATCTGCAGTAGGAGAATCATCTTTTGCTGCAACAACGACAATCGCCCAAGGAATTCCAGCCGCAGTTCCATTTGTTGACACACAAGCTGTTCCAACAATACCTTTAACAGTTCCACCAGGCAATCCTCCCCCCACATCGACACTAGGAGGATTCTTTACCACAGGTGAAGTTGCACCTGTTGTTGGACAAGCGACTCCAGCAACACAACCTGTAGGATTCTTAAATCCAGCAGAAGCAGTACCAACCATACCGATTACATCATCTGGTGGTCCACCTTCAGGGCTATTTCCACCAGCAGCCGCTCAGCCCGGTGTCCCAACAGTTTCTAATCCGAATCCCTTGCCTATAACAGCTGCACCACCGCCAGCCGCTGGACAAGCTTCATATCGCCTTCAGAAGGGCACTCGTCTCTACAAGAGTCCATTGACGCCTCAGGAAACCGCCACATCTTCGGGATTCGCCGCTCCTCTGCCTCCCATAACTGGAACTCCAGCAATTTTTAATCCATTTGGAGCACCTGCAGCGGAATCTTTCAATTCAGTAGGCCATCTAGATGTTCTAACTAGCCAAGGAGTACCACTCTTTGCGCCGCCAGTGTATAATCCACCAGGCCAAGTGACAGCTCCCAGTGCAACTGTTGCAGTTCCACAAGCAGCACCTCTTGAACCTCCACCAGCGACAGCAAGTGCAAGTGTCGCTCCTCCACTATCAGCATCTATAGTCAATCCTCCTCCGACATCTGGCTTTGCAAGTGTGCCACTGTTCGCTGCACCAACAATATCCTCCACGGCTATTCCATTCTTTAATCCTCAACAAACAGTTGCGGAAGTAACAACAGGTTTGACCGAACAGAAAACCGCAGCTGCACCATCGACAACTTTGGAAGCTCTGGTGCAAGGACCTGCATTAAATCAAGATAATTCCTTGTTTGCTCCAACACCCTCTGCAAGTCAATTCTTTGATGCCCCATCGCCGATAGAAACCCAACCGGAGAACCAAGTAGCAAGTGTTTCCTCAGGAAGGGAAAATCTTATCCAGGAACCAGAATCGAACCAAGGAATTCCATTCTTTGCGCCACCGCCTCCAGTGACAACGggaacaaatatttttacacCACAGCTTCAGCAGGAGTTGATAACACCAATAGTGGATTCCAAGCAATCTGAGATTCAGGAAGAACTTTTATCTGCACCAACACAAGAATCTACTCAAAGCGCCAACTTGTCAACAAATCTCGGAGAAGATACATACACTGGTCCTCCTGTAATCGAACCCGTTTTGGAGGACACCCCAGCAGCTAGCTCGGAATCGAGTGCTCCACTATTTCCGCCCGCAAGTAAGGTAGATCAAGCTGATATAGTCTGCCCAGAACCATCTGCGCCGGTGGAGCAAGAGATTCCATTATTCGTGCCAGTACCAGCTTTGTCGGGACAAAGTCAGGGCGTACCCCTAtatccaccaccaccaactgATTCCACCAGTGCCAGCGCGATTTTTGCTGCGCCACCAGTGGCTTCAAGTGCTCCACTCTttgttcctgttcctgcttCCGCGTCTGTTTCATCCTTCTTTTCCCCCCCTCAAGCGGATTCTACTTCTTCGTTATTTGCTCCGCCAACGACTTCATCGTTATTTGCACCGCCAACGACTTCTACGTTGTTTGCTTCCATACCAACAACCACACCAACCACACCAGATCTGATTCCGGCTACATCGGCTGAACTGGTTGATGCACCTCCTGGTTTTCAGGGATCACCAGAGGTCACCGCAACTAATCTGTTCCAGGGCAACTCCGAGACCCAAACGGTTTTTAGTCCATTTGCACAAACTAAAGCTACACCTTTGGTTCAGGAAACGAAAGCAGAGTTGGTTCCACCTCCGATTGGATTCTTTGCGCCGAAAAACGAAACAGAAGTTCTAAGCCAGCCGCCACTTGCTCCCTCGCCCCTGCAGAGCTTCTTCAGCACAGCTCCATCCGCCGATTTCAACTTCTTTGGAAGTCCAGCACCTGGCAGCGTGTTTCCCGATTTGCCAGTGCAGCAGGGAattgcaccaccaccattgACACAAGAGCCACCTGCGGATGTTAGTGTTTCCAGTACAGCCACAGCTGCTCTAGGATTCGATTTGTTAAGCCAAACCCAGCAAGCACCAAGTTTCGtcgaaaattcaaatcaaaattcaagtGTCAACTCTTTCGGCGGCTATTTCGGTGGCCCTAGTGCCATTGCGCCATCCACAGTCGCACCTGAGGCTGCTGCAGCACCTGTTGCTCCAGTTATACACTGCGATCCCGTCAATTTCTTCGATCAGGTTCCTGAGAGCCAGTCGCAAATCCAGCAAGCTAACGAGGATCAGCGCATCCAGAACTTCTTCAACAATCCACCGTTGCAGGATCAACCCGCTGCACCAGGTGAACTCAAGTACGACATCGTTCACAGCGGCGTGGCTGTAAAGCAGCTGCAAGCGCGCTCACAGACGCCCGTTTCAAATCTTGTCGAGCCGCCTTCTTCAGCCTGTTCAGAGTTCTCTACCCTTGCTCCAGCACCAACACAAACCGATCGCCAATCGGGCGACGATCTAGTCCAGCAGCATCTGGGCGAGCTGCCCGAGGAGATCCTCAGAGAGCTCAGGATGGCAAGTGCCAGCAGCGATAAGGGTCAGGTGGCGACGCCTCCCGTGGCTATA CCTTACTCACCAGTGGTGGTTCATTGGTTCTACAAGCGCAGCGTGGACACAAAGTTCATTTGGACACCATTCAGCCACTATGATTCGGCCCTATTGGAAACGAGCCTAAACCTTG ACGATTCCACATTGATTATTCCCGTTGAGGGTGGCCGCTATGATGTAAACATCAAGGAACGCACCAAGACTCCCGTATACTGGGAGGGAAAGGCCATCGAAGTGCGACGCTGCTCCTGGTTCTACAAGGGAGTGGACTCCAAGTATGTTCCCTACACCGAGGATACGGCGGCACTACTTGAAGCGGAATACAAGCGATCTGCTGAGACTGGCGAATGGCATCAGAAGATCATGCTGGCCAATGGCGAACAGGTGGTCTTTCACGGACCAACAGTCATCGTTCACTTCCTGCCGCAACAGAATGCAGACACTTGGGGCGCCAGTACACAGGGCTCCATGCGCCCGAGAGTTGTCAAGAGGGACCTGGATGATTTTACCATCGAACAAGGCGAATCGCAAAGAGTCGATCACCTGCTTTTCATGGTCCACGGCATTGGTTCAGCCTGCGATTTAAAAATGCGTTCCGTGGAGGAAGTGG TGGATGACTTCCGTGTTATTGCCCAGCAACTAGTTCAGTCGCACTACAAAAACTCAACAGATATGGGCCTGGTGGGTCGCGTTGAAGTGTTGCCCATCTCGTGGCACGGTCATTTGCACTCCGAAGAGTTGGGCATCGACGAAAAGCTGAAGTCCATCACTTTGGAGTCTATTCCTCGCCTGCGAAACTTCACCAATGACACGCTGCTCGACGTGCTGTTCTACACCAGTCCGAAATACTGTCAAAAGATCATGAACACGGTCGCAGATGCGCTTAACGATGTCTACCTAAAGTACCGAATGCGACACCCTGAATTTAATGGAGGAGTTTCGTTGGCAGGACACAGTCTCGGCTCGCTAATCCTATTCGATTTGCTGTGCCATCAGGAACCGCTTAAGGAAAGCGAGGAAGAGAATAAA GAGAATCCCGACCAACTTCCCCAAAAGCAACCGAGTCAAAAGGTTCAGCTTCCAACCAGCGATCTTTTGCCGAAACAAGTCAGCTATGCGATGGGTCCGGAGGGAACAGGACAGCCTGTGATTACATACACACAGCTCATATTCCACCCCAAGAAATTCTTTGCTTTGGGCTCGCCCATCGGAATGTTTGTAACCATCAGGGGGATCGATAAGCTTGGCCTCGACTTCCACCTGCCCACGTGTCCGGGTTTCTACAACATATTCCATCCCTTCGATCCGGTAGCCTATCGGATCGAGGCGCTTGTTAATCCAGACATGAACGGCATTCGACCGGTGTTGATACCCCACCACAAGGGACGAAAACGCATGCACCTGGAGCTGAAGGAGACGATGTCACGTGTGGGTGCGGACATCAAGCAGCGATTTATGGACACCTTCAAGACCACGCTGGACAGCGTCAATTTTTTGACCACGGTGACGAAGGTTAAAAAGGAAGCCGAGGAGTCGCTGGAGAAAGAGACAAGCCACACTTCATCGCAGACTCAATcgcaaaagcaaaacgaagATCATGATGAGAGTTCTGTTGCTAGCTCGTCTTGCAAACTACGAAATCGCACCGATTCTAATTCGACGACGGCTTCTGACCCTGAGTTTATAGAACTTGATTTCCCACTGGGTAAGCTGAACGACTCAAAGCGTGTGGACTATGTGCTTCAGGAAGCGCCCCTAGAATTCATCAACGAATATATTTTCGCCTTGAGCAGCCATGTGTGCTACTG GGGCTCCGAAGATACAATTCTTTTCGTGATGAAGGAGATTTACGCCAGCCTGGGAATCAGCACAGACAGCCAGGTGCCGCAGTCCTCAATGACCATCGAGCGACCCGTCTCGCATGAGAGCAGTGTAAGCCATTCGCTGTTGCCGATGTGA